A window from Vigna angularis cultivar LongXiaoDou No.4 chromosome 7, ASM1680809v1, whole genome shotgun sequence encodes these proteins:
- the LOC108336938 gene encoding wall-associated receptor kinase 2-like, with protein sequence MAGMRLKEMQKQLTRLTVVLLMALEAASQALPGCPYSCGIVSSIPYPFGIGNSNLTGENCFLDKELNLTCTNSTLYRGKGNVQILNITLAGKIDMLTFISEVCKNESLGREETHGYDVSLTTPAFAISSEDNKFVTVGCDTYGYLNSFRNGTESSTGCLTRCDTLESVESMQRSGNCTGIGCCQVDIPPGMNNITFQAFSFNNFNSTSDFNDCGFSFVVKNGNYTFSVDHLNGAPFSMTPIGMDWSVGNDTCEASMLRADYACKSPYSECENSPFAYGYRCKCKPGFQGNAYLLHGCQDIPECSSNKHNCDSEDHCHETPGSFECFCPDGHIGNGTKEGGGCHPRQPADAFTKIVIGM encoded by the exons ATGGCAGGAATGAGATTGAAGGAGATGCAGAAGCAACTGACCAGACTGACCGTGGTGTTACTGATGGCCTTAGAAGCCGCCAGCCAAGCCCTGCCCGGCTGCCCGTACTCATGCGGAATTGTTTCATCGATTCCGTATCCATTCGGCATCGGCAATTCAAACCTCACCGGTGAAAACTGTTTTCTGGACAAAGAATTGAATCTCACTTGCACAAACTCAACCTTGTATCGCGGTAAAGGTAACGTCCAAATTCTGAACATAACCCTCGCCGGTAAAATCGACATGCTCACCTTCATCTCCGAGGTCTGCAAAAACGAATCGTTAGGTAGAGAAGAAACACACGGCTACGATGTCAGTCTCACAACACCGGCTTTTGCCATTTCTAGTGAGGACAACAAGTTCGTGACCGTAGGCTGCGATACCTACGGCTATCTCAACAGTTTCCGGAACGGCACAGAATCTTCAACGGGGTGCTTGACCAGGTGCGACACCTTAGAGAGCGTTGaaagcatgcagagaagtggaaACTGCACCGGCATAGGGTGTTGCCAGGTCGACATTCCTCCTGGGATGAACAACATCACTTTTCAAGCTTTCTCCTTCAACAATTTCAATTCCACTTCCGATTTCAACGACTGTGGCTTCTCTTTCGTCGTCAAAAACGGCAACTACACTTTCTCCGTCGATCATTTAAACGGCGCCCCGTTCAGTATGACACCTATTGGCATGGATTGGAGCGTTGGAAACGACACGTGCGAAGCTTCCATGCTCAGAGCAGATTATGCATGCAAGAGTCCTTATAGCGAGTGTGAGAACTCCCCGTTTGCATATGGTTACCGATGCAAATGTAAACCTGGGTTTCAGGGAAACGCTTACCTTCTCCATGGTTGCCAAG ACATTCCTGAGTGTAGTAGTAACAAACACAATTGCGATAGTGAAGATCATTGTCATGAAACTCCGGGTTCTTTTGAATGTTTCTGTCCTGACGGACATATCGGAAATGGGACAAAAGAAGGTGGAGGATGCCACCCAAGGCAGCCGGCCGATGCTTTTACGAAGATCGTCATCGgtatgtaa
- the LOC128193368 gene encoding LOW QUALITY PROTEIN: wall-associated receptor kinase 5-like (The sequence of the model RefSeq protein was modified relative to this genomic sequence to represent the inferred CDS: deleted 3 bases in 2 codons), protein MFQKRKVLKLKQKFFQQNGVILRQQLSTEEDSSQTTTIFSAEQLKKATNNFDESLVIGKGGYGTVFKGVLSNNKVVAIKKSKIVDKSQVEQFINEVIILSQINHRNVVKLFGCCLETEVPLLVYEFVNNGTLFDYLHKKGQGVNVSWKTRLRMATEAAAALSYLHSAASIPIIHRDVKTANILLDDTYTAKVSDFGASRLVPLDQTEIATIVQGTFGYLDPEYMQSSQLTEKSDVYSFGVVLVELLTGEKPFSFDRAEGKRSLTVHFLCSLKEDRVFDVIQVGLLDEENQQEIMQVAILAARCLRLIGEERPSMKEVTMELEGLKLVKKHPWINRQKF, encoded by the exons ATGTTTCAAAAAAGGAAAGTCTTAAAATTAAAGCAGAAGTTTTTTCAGCAGAACGGAGTCATTCTAAGACAACAACTCTCCACAGAAGAAGACTCATCTCAGACCACTACAATTTTCAGTGCAGAACAACTTAAGAAAGCCACCAACAATTTTGATGAGAGCTTAGTCATTGGTAAAGGAGGTTATGGTACAGTTTTCAAAGGAGTTCTCTCAAATAACAAAGTTGTAGCTATCAAAAAGTCCAAAATAGTGGATAAGAGCCAGGTGGAACAATTCATCAATGAGGTCATTATACTGTCACAGATTAATCACAGGAATGTGGTCAAACTCTTT GGATGTTGTCTGGAAACAGAAGTTCCTTTACTAGTCTATGAATTCGTTAACAATGGCACCCTTTTTGATTATTTACATAAGAAAGGTCAGGGAGTAAATGTGTCGTGGAAAACACGTCTAAGGATGGCTACAGAAGCAGCTGCAGCTCTATCATATTTGCACTCAGCAGCTTCCATACCCATCATCCACAGAGATGTGAAGACTGCTAACATACTCTTAGATGACACTTACACTGCCAAAGTTTCTGACTTTGGAGCTTCAAGATTGGTTCCACTTGACCAAACTGAAATAGCCACAATTGTGCAAGGAACCTTTGGG TATTTAGACCCAGAATACATGCAATCAAGCCAGTTGACTGAAAAGAGTGATGTCTATAGCTTTGGGGTGGTTCTTGTAGAGTTGCTAACGGGGGAGAAACCTTTCTCTTTTGACAGGGCAGAAGGGAAACGAAGTCTTACAGTTCACTTTTTGTGTAGCTTGAAAGAGGATCGTGTGTTTGATGTTATTCAGGTGGGacttttggatgaagaaaaccAGCAGGAGATTATGCAGGTTGCTATTCTTGCTGCCAGATGCTTGAGACTTATAGGGGAGGAAAGGCCTAGCATGAAGGAAGTGACAATGGAACTGGAGGGATTAAAGCTTGTGAAGAAACACCCTTGGATCAATAGGCAAAAATTTTAA